In Nostoc sp. GT001, a genomic segment contains:
- a CDS encoding S-layer family protein, producing the protein MKAPSVCWGLIDIVLTGGMLLWCASVSAQLTPDGTLNTAVSQSGNNFTITNGSAAKSNLFHSFQQFSVPTGGSATFDLINTPNISTIFSRVTGGNISNIDGLIQTINGNNPVSLFLINPSGIIFGANAQLNIGGSFIGSTASSIKFADGAEFSVINSESAPLLSINVPIGLQLGNNPAPINIQGTGHTLRNVSGLTLLPPIQIPSSTKLRVQPGNTLAFVGGDIHLNGANLIAERGRVELGSVSGTALVNLIPTAQGYTLEYGNVQSFGDIQLAQRSLLDISGVNAGSVQIQGRQIQFTDGSLVLAQNFGNLPGGDIRLQATQSINMIAKTADGTIQSGVRSNAFGMGASGNISVITPNFTIKSGAGLNSTTLGAAPSGNIYIDATAIELSGFSGINPADVTTLNTTTLGTGNAGDVFVNSNSLLVSSGASLSSATFGSGSSGKVTIRNTNTTVMGESPSGLYSNISSTTFATGSAKTLTLNTAKLQILDGGAVATTSFFAGNGGDLSINATEAIIISGQGRATNSSINASTIRPDTLVRIRFGLPDILTANAGTLSITTPNLTLTDGGTVSVTSQGSGNSGNINISAASIQLKNQGFIQAQTESGNGGNIKLSTTNLLLLQDNSQITSTAGGSGNGGNININAPIIVGLKNSDIIANAVRGRGGNIQITTQGIFGLKFRNQLTPESDITASSQFGVSGTVQVNTIGIDPNSGLVELPVNVTDPSQQIATGCADSEGSRFVATGRGGVPQNPNQLTSDVYDGLRLRTWDDVRDLSAYRKTGEVTTQIPVSPKVLVEATSWQRNANGKIELIVTKSTTNKQPQLTCAAVPKS; encoded by the coding sequence ATGAAAGCACCCTCTGTTTGCTGGGGTTTGATCGATATAGTGCTGACAGGTGGGATGCTGCTTTGGTGTGCCTCTGTGAGTGCCCAGCTAACTCCCGATGGCACCCTCAATACTGCTGTCTCCCAAAGCGGTAATAACTTCACCATTACTAATGGTAGTGCCGCCAAGAGTAACTTATTTCACAGTTTCCAGCAGTTTTCGGTTCCCACTGGCGGTTCGGCTACTTTTGATTTAATAAACACGCCCAACATTTCTACCATCTTCAGCCGTGTTACTGGCGGTAATATTTCTAACATTGATGGTTTGATTCAGACAATTAACGGCAACAACCCCGTCAGTCTGTTCTTGATCAACCCTAGTGGGATCATCTTTGGAGCCAATGCCCAACTAAATATTGGGGGTTCGTTTATTGGTAGCACTGCCAGCAGTATTAAATTTGCCGATGGCGCTGAGTTTAGTGTAATTAATTCTGAATCTGCGCCCTTGTTGAGTATCAATGTTCCCATTGGGTTGCAACTGGGTAACAATCCCGCACCCATCAACATTCAAGGTACAGGACATACTTTGAGGAATGTCAGTGGACTGACTCTGCTTCCCCCGATTCAGATTCCCAGTTCTACAAAACTGCGGGTACAGCCGGGAAATACCCTAGCTTTTGTGGGTGGCGACATACATCTAAATGGGGCAAACCTGATCGCTGAAAGAGGGCGAGTTGAATTGGGTAGTGTAAGTGGAACAGCATTGGTAAACCTGATACCAACCGCACAGGGCTATACACTGGAATATGGTAATGTACAAAGCTTTGGCGATATTCAATTGGCACAGCGATCGCTATTAGATATTAGCGGGGTAAATGCGGGTTCTGTTCAAATTCAGGGTAGGCAAATTCAATTCACCGATGGCTCTCTGGTACTGGCGCAAAATTTTGGCAATCTCCCCGGTGGTGACATTCGCCTTCAGGCTACACAGTCCATTAATATGATTGCCAAAACAGCTGATGGCACAATTCAGAGCGGAGTGCGTAGTAATGCTTTTGGTATGGGAGCTAGTGGAAATATCAGCGTTATTACTCCTAACTTCACTATCAAGTCGGGAGCGGGGTTGAATAGCACAACTCTTGGAGCAGCTCCGAGTGGCAATATTTACATTGATGCAACCGCCATTGAACTGTCTGGCTTTTCAGGCATTAATCCTGCTGATGTCACCACACTCAACACTACTACACTAGGCACTGGGAATGCTGGTGATGTTTTCGTCAATAGTAATAGTCTACTAGTATCAAGCGGTGCCTCACTATCTTCGGCTACCTTTGGCAGTGGTTCTAGCGGTAAAGTGACGATTCGCAACACCAATACCACGGTGATGGGAGAAAGTCCCTCTGGACTTTACAGCAATATTAGCTCAACTACATTTGCAACCGGAAGTGCCAAAACCTTGACCCTGAATACTGCCAAATTGCAAATTCTGGATGGGGGAGCAGTTGCTACCACCTCATTTTTTGCAGGTAATGGGGGAGATTTGAGTATCAATGCTACGGAAGCGATCATCATCAGTGGTCAAGGTCGGGCAACTAATAGTAGCATTAACGCCTCCACCATCCGACCCGATACGTTAGTGCGGATACGATTCGGTTTGCCAGATATATTAACAGCGAATGCCGGTACTTTGAGCATTACCACACCGAACTTAACGCTGACCGATGGCGGGACAGTCAGTGTCACCAGTCAAGGCAGTGGAAATAGTGGCAATATTAACATCAGTGCAGCCAGCATCCAATTAAAGAATCAAGGGTTTATTCAAGCACAAACAGAATCCGGTAATGGTGGAAATATTAAATTGTCCACCACAAACCTATTGCTTCTGCAAGACAATAGCCAGATAACCTCAACAGCTGGCGGATCGGGGAATGGAGGTAATATAAACATCAATGCACCCATCATCGTCGGCTTAAAAAACAGCGACATTATTGCTAATGCAGTGCGAGGCAGAGGTGGTAATATCCAAATCACCACTCAAGGCATCTTTGGGCTGAAGTTCCGCAACCAACTCACCCCAGAAAGTGACATCACCGCCAGTTCCCAATTTGGGGTAAGTGGCACGGTTCAAGTTAATACTATCGGTATCGATCCAAATTCCGGTTTAGTCGAATTGCCTGTAAATGTCACCGATCCATCCCAGCAAATTGCTACAGGCTGCGCAGATAGTGAAGGCAGTCGCTTTGTGGCAACAGGACGAGGTGGTGTGCCGCAAAATCCTAATCAACTGACGAGTGATGTCTACGACGGGCTACGCCTACGCACCTGGGACGATGTGCGCGATTTGTCTGCTTATCGCAAAACGGGTGAGGTCACTACACAGATACCTGTATCCCCAAAAGTCCTCGTTGAAGCCACTTCTTGGCAGCGTAACGCTAACGGCAAAATTGAATTAATTGTCACCAAATCTACTACAAATAAACAGCCGCAGTTAACTTGTGCTGCGGTTCCCAAGAGTTAA
- a CDS encoding CopG family transcriptional regulator codes for MNKKWAVKRLTINLTSGEAQKLEQYCSTTGRPATDVIRELIRSLYPKDEKPSETS; via the coding sequence ATGAATAAAAAATGGGCTGTTAAACGACTTACAATCAATCTCACATCAGGCGAGGCACAGAAGCTTGAACAATACTGTTCAACAACAGGCAGACCAGCAACTGATGTAATTCGGGAGTTAATTCGCTCTCTTTATCCTAAAGATGAAAAACCCTCTGAAACCTCGTGA
- a CDS encoding ShlB/FhaC/HecB family hemolysin secretion/activation protein, protein MVKKTLVINQLKVRKSVGELRIFAGFITLSFAIAAILCNYQDAIAQTPDPQTLPPGRLEDIPDSPLPSNVLPKPPDENQLLPSLKLPNQPILEQNDPNTRFQVDRIEVLGSTVFKAEQFAAVTNPFVGRELTFAELLQVKDAITKLYTDNGYVTTGALITPQTLEAGTVKIQVIEGSLQEIQIVGNRRLHTQYIRDRIKLGAGKPLNVPRLLEKLQLLRLDPRIQNLSAELQKGVRPGTNILQVEVEEADTFQLTASLDNGRSPSVGSFRRGVDLQEANLLGLGDTLSMGYTNTDGSNTINLNYTLPINAHNGTVSFGFSQGWNHVIEKPFSVLDIQSDSQSYELGYRQPLIQKPTQELAVGLSFSRQSSQTELGIDNIGPFKLSPGADEKGKTNISALRFFQEYTQRSNQYVFAARSQLSFGVDWFDANVSENEPDSRFFAWRGQAQWVRQLAPDTLFLARGDFQLAADSLVPLEQFGLGGQLSVRGYRQDALLTDNGLLFSAEFRVPIVRAAKIGGVLQLTPFIDVGKGWNTKGENPSPSTLVSTGLGLLWKQGDDFLARIDWGIPLISVDGEKRSLQENGLYFSIRYSQF, encoded by the coding sequence ATGGTTAAAAAAACCTTGGTTATAAATCAGCTAAAGGTAAGGAAGTCCGTGGGCGAACTAAGGATTTTTGCTGGATTTATAACACTCAGCTTTGCGATCGCAGCAATATTGTGCAACTATCAAGATGCAATCGCCCAAACACCCGATCCTCAAACATTACCCCCAGGTCGGTTAGAGGATATTCCTGACAGTCCGTTACCATCGAATGTGCTACCCAAGCCACCAGACGAGAATCAATTGCTTCCATCTCTAAAACTACCGAATCAGCCGATTCTGGAGCAAAATGACCCTAATACCAGATTTCAGGTTGATCGCATTGAAGTTTTGGGTAGTACAGTTTTCAAAGCAGAACAGTTTGCCGCTGTCACAAATCCCTTTGTGGGACGGGAACTGACATTTGCAGAGTTGTTGCAAGTTAAAGATGCCATCACCAAACTCTACACTGATAACGGCTATGTCACCACAGGCGCATTGATTACACCACAGACACTAGAAGCTGGGACAGTCAAGATTCAGGTGATTGAGGGTAGTTTGCAAGAAATTCAGATTGTCGGTAATAGGCGATTACACACTCAATACATTCGCGATCGCATTAAACTTGGCGCTGGCAAGCCTCTAAATGTACCCCGCTTACTAGAAAAACTTCAACTACTCCGCCTCGATCCACGCATCCAAAACCTGTCAGCCGAGTTGCAGAAAGGTGTGCGTCCAGGAACCAACATATTGCAAGTTGAGGTTGAAGAAGCAGACACTTTTCAACTGACAGCAAGCCTAGATAATGGGCGATCGCCTAGTGTGGGCAGTTTTCGCCGGGGAGTGGATCTGCAAGAAGCCAATTTATTGGGTTTGGGCGATACCCTGAGTATGGGATACACCAATACTGATGGTAGTAATACAATTAATCTCAATTACACCTTACCGATTAATGCCCATAATGGCACTGTATCCTTTGGCTTTAGCCAGGGATGGAACCACGTTATTGAAAAACCGTTCAGTGTCCTTGATATCCAGTCAGATTCCCAGTCTTACGAATTGGGCTATCGGCAACCACTGATCCAAAAACCAACCCAAGAGTTGGCAGTTGGGCTGTCATTCTCGCGCCAGTCCAGCCAAACTGAGTTAGGTATAGATAATATTGGGCCATTTAAACTATCCCCGGGTGCAGACGAGAAGGGAAAAACTAATATTTCGGCTCTGCGCTTTTTCCAAGAATATACTCAGCGAAGTAACCAGTATGTCTTTGCGGCGCGATCGCAATTGAGTTTTGGTGTAGATTGGTTCGATGCTAATGTCAGTGAGAATGAACCAGATAGCCGCTTTTTTGCGTGGCGGGGACAGGCGCAGTGGGTGCGACAATTAGCACCAGATACTCTATTTTTAGCTAGGGGCGATTTCCAATTGGCAGCAGATTCCTTAGTACCTTTAGAGCAATTTGGTCTTGGTGGACAGCTAAGTGTCCGGGGCTATCGCCAAGACGCATTACTCACAGATAATGGTCTGTTATTTTCGGCGGAATTTCGAGTCCCAATTGTCCGCGCTGCTAAAATTGGCGGAGTGTTGCAACTGACACCCTTCATTGATGTAGGTAAAGGCTGGAATACCAAAGGCGAAAATCCATCACCGAGTACGCTTGTTAGTACTGGGTTGGGGCTGTTATGGAAACAGGGTGATGACTTCTTGGCCCGCATAGATTGGGGCATTCCTTTGATTTCAGTGGATGGTGAAAAGCGATCGCTCCAAGAAAATGGGTTGTATTTCTCGATACGCTATTCACAGTTTTGA
- a CDS encoding S-layer family protein, with the protein MKITSIWLSFLDSIFRSGMLVPLGTVLLWSNSTNAQVTPDSTLNTTVSQSGNNFTIINGNQIAKNLFHSFSQFSLPTGGSAFFDNATDVQNIFARVTGGSVSNIDGLIRANGSANLFVVNPAGILFGLNAQLNIGGSFVGTTATSIKFSDGVEFSATNTAVAPLLTMNVPIGLQFGSNPGAITVQGSGHNAQLGDSLQVSGLNLGTRGLQLQPGRTLALVGGNVALDGGLLSTPGGQIELGSITSGSVTLNTIPEGFALSYPNASSFGNIQITQLALASTRDLSGQRGGAIQIQGKQVSIRDGSLVSVQNRSNQTAGDIAINATESLQIIGKSPDFKSSSSLINETISPGAAGNIIVTTPQLNIDGGGYILNRTFSTASGGNIAINTDEMQVNGFAFGDPSPFRAVSQILAASYGAGKGGNVNISTQNLSILAGGNIAARPYASGNGGDLIVKADTIQVTNEGAPKGLYFSLLSTATFGFGNAGDLKIDTRKLSVQAGGRVSASSIVLGNAGSLTINASESIDVNGVKDAANPSYIGTAVRPVFRFSSATSGNTTINTPLLNISNGATVFVQNLGSGKAGTLNIQANTLRLDNGASISASTKAGGGGNTNLQLRDLLLMRHGSFISAEAGGSGDGGNITLNAPNIVGLENSDIIANAVQGKGGNIQITTQGIIGLKYRPQLTPENDITASSQFGVSGTVQVNTIGVDPNSGLIQLPANVSDSSQQIASGCSANQGSRFVVTGRGGVPQNPNQDVTSNVYDGLRLSTWSDVRDISEYRKTGEVTAQMPESSEVLVQATSWHRNTQGKIELIAAQPTHVQPYLISCPTN; encoded by the coding sequence ATGAAAATAACCTCTATTTGGCTGAGTTTTTTGGATAGCATATTTAGAAGTGGGATGCTTGTACCTTTGGGTACTGTACTTCTCTGGAGCAATTCGACTAACGCCCAAGTAACACCTGATAGCACCCTCAACACCACAGTCTCCCAAAGTGGTAATAATTTCACTATTATCAATGGCAATCAGATCGCGAAAAACTTGTTCCATAGCTTCAGCCAGTTCTCCTTGCCTACAGGTGGTTCTGCCTTCTTTGACAATGCCACCGATGTGCAAAACATCTTCGCCCGTGTCACAGGCGGTAGTGTGTCTAATATCGATGGGTTAATCCGCGCCAATGGTAGTGCCAATTTGTTCGTGGTCAATCCTGCGGGTATTTTATTTGGCCTCAATGCCCAACTGAATATTGGCGGATCGTTTGTTGGTACAACTGCAACCAGCATCAAGTTCTCTGACGGGGTGGAGTTTAGTGCTACCAATACCGCAGTAGCCCCTTTGTTGACGATGAATGTACCAATTGGCTTGCAATTTGGTAGCAATCCAGGAGCCATTACCGTCCAAGGGTCAGGACACAATGCCCAATTAGGCGACTCACTTCAGGTTTCTGGATTAAACCTCGGTACGAGAGGATTACAGTTGCAACCTGGAAGAACCCTAGCATTGGTGGGTGGGAATGTCGCCTTAGATGGAGGATTGCTCTCTACACCAGGAGGACAAATAGAATTGGGTAGTATTACTAGTGGAAGTGTCACACTCAATACTATCCCTGAAGGATTTGCACTAAGTTATCCTAATGCTTCGAGTTTTGGCAATATCCAGATAACCCAACTAGCTCTAGCATCTACACGCGACCTTAGTGGGCAAAGGGGAGGAGCCATTCAAATTCAGGGTAAACAGGTCAGCATCCGAGATGGTTCACTGGTATCGGTGCAAAATCGCAGCAATCAAACTGCTGGTGATATTGCCATCAATGCCACAGAGTCCCTCCAGATTATCGGCAAGTCTCCTGATTTTAAAAGTTCCAGCAGTTTAATTAATGAAACTATATCCCCAGGTGCAGCAGGGAATATTATCGTTACCACCCCACAGTTGAATATTGACGGGGGTGGGTATATCTTAAACCGTACCTTTAGCACAGCATCGGGTGGCAATATTGCAATAAATACTGATGAAATGCAGGTGAATGGTTTTGCATTTGGCGATCCTTCTCCTTTTCGAGCAGTCAGCCAGATATTAGCTGCTTCCTATGGGGCTGGAAAAGGTGGAAATGTTAACATCTCCACTCAAAACCTGTCTATTTTAGCTGGCGGCAATATCGCAGCAAGACCCTACGCTTCAGGCAATGGCGGCGATCTCATCGTCAAGGCGGATACGATTCAGGTGACAAATGAGGGAGCGCCAAAGGGTTTGTATTTTAGTCTGTTGTCTACTGCCACATTTGGGTTTGGTAATGCAGGGGATTTGAAAATCGATACCCGCAAGCTGTCGGTTCAAGCTGGCGGCAGAGTGTCAGCTTCTAGCATAGTTTTAGGAAATGCAGGTTCACTGACTATCAATGCGTCTGAATCGATTGATGTGAATGGTGTCAAAGATGCAGCAAATCCCAGCTATATTGGTACAGCTGTTCGTCCTGTTTTTAGATTTTCCAGCGCTACTTCAGGTAACACCACGATTAACACCCCACTTCTTAACATCAGTAATGGTGCAACAGTTTTTGTCCAAAACCTTGGCTCCGGTAAGGCTGGTACTTTAAACATTCAGGCGAACACCCTACGACTCGACAATGGGGCCAGCATTTCAGCATCCACAAAAGCAGGCGGAGGTGGTAACACTAATTTACAACTGCGGGATCTACTACTGATGCGTCATGGTAGCTTTATCAGTGCAGAAGCAGGGGGTAGTGGTGATGGTGGCAATATCACGCTTAATGCTCCGAACATCGTGGGTTTAGAAAACAGTGACATTATTGCCAATGCAGTCCAAGGAAAAGGTGGCAATATTCAAATCACAACTCAGGGAATTATTGGGCTGAAATATCGTCCTCAACTGACTCCAGAAAATGACATCACTGCTAGTTCACAGTTTGGGGTTAGCGGTACTGTTCAAGTTAATACAATCGGTGTCGATCCCAATTCTGGCTTAATTCAACTACCAGCGAATGTCAGCGATTCATCGCAGCAAATAGCCAGTGGTTGTTCTGCAAATCAAGGCAGTCGATTTGTGGTAACGGGACGGGGTGGTGTGCCGCAAAATCCCAATCAAGATGTGACGAGCAATGTCTACGACGGACTACGCCTAAGCACTTGGTCTGATGTCCGCGATATCTCTGAATACCGCAAAACTGGGGAAGTCACAGCACAAATGCCTGAATCTTCAGAAGTTCTTGTCCAAGCTACTTCCTGGCACCGGAACACCCAAGGCAAAATTGAGTTAATTGCGGCTCAACCAACCCATGTACAACCATATTTAATATCATGTCCGACTAATTAG